One bacterium DNA segment encodes these proteins:
- a CDS encoding cobalamin B12-binding domain-containing protein, which yields MAERKIRVLLAKLGLDSHTVGVTVIAQSLRDAGMEVIYTGLRQTPDMVVQAALQEDVDVIGISSLSGAQMQHIPKVLDKLREEEIDDKLVVVGGVIPDEDADSLLASGVDRVFTMGAKTSEIAEFIREWWDEQQSSHASVSSEGA from the coding sequence ATGGCGGAACGCAAGATCCGGGTGCTCCTCGCGAAGCTCGGACTCGACAGCCACACGGTCGGCGTGACCGTGATCGCTCAGTCCCTGCGCGACGCCGGGATGGAGGTGATCTACACGGGTCTGCGTCAGACGCCGGACATGGTCGTCCAGGCCGCGCTCCAGGAAGACGTCGACGTGATCGGGATCTCGAGCCTCTCGGGCGCCCAGATGCAGCACATCCCGAAGGTCCTCGACAAGCTCCGCGAGGAGGAGATCGACGACAAGCTCGTCGTCGTCGGCGGCGTGATCCCGGACGAGGACGCCGACTCCCTCCTCGCGAGTGGCGTCGATCGCGTCTTCACGATGGGCGCGAAGACGTCGGAGATCGCCGAGTTCATCCGCGAATGGTGGGACGAGCAGCAGTCGTCCCATGCCTCCGTTTCCTCGGAGGGCGCCTAG